The Nonlabens sp. Hel1_33_55 genome contains the following window.
TAAAATATTGTTGGTCATAGGGTTATTTGCAATTATGTCTCCTTTGGGTAGTCTAGTCGCACAGCATGCAGATATTGTCTCTAGCTGGATGCTGCCTATCAAGGCTCTAGTTGCTGGAATTGTTCTTCATGTTTCCACCACTCTAATCCTTGAGTCTAGCGACGGTCACCAATTCAATTTCGCAAAATTATTAGTGATGCTGGTTGGAGCTGGATTGGCTTTTTTGTTATAATTCTTTAAAGGCCAGATCTTATTCTAGCGGGCTTGTTTCAACAATTTGGTTAACTGAAAGATTTATAATCTTAAATTTCTAACTGGGTACAAGTGATTATTTAATAAAAGTGAATAAAATCCTACAGGCCTTTAGCACTTCAACCGACTTTATTCCACGTTTTAAGGAAAGGATAATTCTTTACTAAAGTAAATCTAAAGACCTCTCTCTTGCTCTTCACTAATCGTAATTTTCCCACAAATTCTGAAGCTATTGATTCCCATTAATCCCTCTTAACTAATAGAGATAATTCGTCTCTCTTAATGGATCATTTACAGGCTCAACCCTAATTATTTCAATTTTAAAAATTTATAATATGAAAAAGATAATTACTTTATTTTCATTTGCATTGATTGCATCTGCAGCAAATGCTCAGTTACAAGATGTGACGATTACCCTTCAACCTACAGCCAGCTACAATTGGTTTGATGACAACACTGCCATTGAAGATGGTGTCCTTTATGGTGGACGAGTTGGATTCGGCTTTGGGGAAGCCATAGAATTAAGAGGAATCTATGAAAGATCCAGTGACCTCAACAATACTGTTGACGGCTTCAATGTCTTTTCAGATGACTTTGTAAACAATTTCAATACGCGCGAGGTTGAAGTAGAACGTTTTGGTGGAGAATTCAAAGCTAACATTCCTACACGTGGTACTTTTGTTCCGTTTCTTACATTAGGTGCTGGTGTTCAAACTTTGA
Protein-coding sequences here:
- a CDS encoding outer membrane beta-barrel protein; the encoded protein is MKKIITLFSFALIASAANAQLQDVTITLQPTASYNWFDDNTAIEDGVLYGGRVGFGFGEAIELRGIYERSSDLNNTVDGFNVFSDDFVNNFNTREVEVERFGGEFKANIPTRGTFVPFLTLGAGVQTLKVDISADGQPADELESDQIYANLGLGTQIRLGRRLFLNLEAKNTIFNLNPASVLFQEGQDQSGAEDFFGSNDNTRMYNWSVLAGLQLYLGGRNPEDFSDLDQAYYSKFSGGLGGFKLIV